From the genome of Lotus japonicus ecotype B-129 chromosome 6, LjGifu_v1.2, one region includes:
- the LOC130722909 gene encoding uncharacterized protein LOC130722909, whose amino-acid sequence MAELFEKQAKQYVDGRPSYPPQLFQFIASKTPSHHRAWDVATGNGQAAKSLAALYENVIATDASEKQLEFAEKISNVRYEYTPPTMSLAELEQIVAPQGTIDLVTIAQALHWFHLPTFYEQVKLVLKKPHGVIAAWRYDLPGFCDAVLDSILHQLYFFDLDPYWETKSRSVREKFLSFDFPFVPVDTDHTGPFEFVMETMMDLDSLFTYIRSLSAYQTAKEKGVEILREDVVEKFKLAWGEDGQKVARSPIYLRIGRVSD is encoded by the exons ATGGCAGAGCTGTTTGAGAAACAGGCAAAGCAATATGTAGATGGAAGACCAAGTTATCCTCCACAACTCTTCCAATTCATTGCTTCTAAAACTCCCTCTCACCACCGAGCTTGGGATGTTGCCACCGGAAACGGCCAAGCTGCCAAATCT TTAGCTGCACTATACGAGAATGTGATAGCTACGGATGCCAGTGAGAAACAGCTTGAATTTGCAGAAAAAATATCCAATGTGCGGTATGAGTATACACCTCCAACCATGTCTTTGGCTGAGCTTGAACAAATAGTTGCACCTCAGGGAACCATAGACCTTGTGACCATTGCCCAAGCTCTCCACTGGTTTCACCTTCCAACTTTCTATGAACAAGTCAAGTTGGTTCTCAAGAAACCTCATGGAGTCATTGCTGCTTGGCGTTACGATTTGCCCGGATTTTGTGACGCGGTACTAGACTCGATTCTTCATCAACTTTATTTCTTTGATCTGGATCCTTATTGGGAGACAAAATCTAGATCAGTTAGAGAAAAGTTTCTAAGCTTTGACTTTCCATTTGTGCCTGTGGATACTGATCACACAGGGCCTTTTGAGTTTGTGATGGAGACCATGATGGATTTGGATAGTTTATTTACTTATATAAGATCATTGTCAGCATATCAGACTGCAAAGGAGAAGGGAGTGGAGATTCTTCGCGAGGATGTAGTCGAAAAATTCAAACTTGCTTGGGGTGAAGATGGCCAAAAGGTTGCCAGGTCTCCAATTTACCTGAGAATTGGAAGAGTAAGTGATTAG